CCCGACGCAGACGATGGGCGTCAGCCCGTGGGCCAGCGCCGCCTTGACCTTGCGGTTGACGCCCTCATCGGTTTCCCCGAAGTAGGTGCGGCGCTCCGAGTGCCCGATGATGACATATTGGCACAGCCCTTTCAGCATCAGCGGGGATATCTCGCCGGTGAAGGCGCCCTTTTCCTCCCAATGCATGTTCTGGGCGCCCAGGCCGATGTCGGTGCCTTTCAGCAGGCCGGCCACTGGGTAGAGGCTGACGAAGGGCGGACATAGGACGCGCTCCACCTGGGGAACCGCCTGCAGACCGTCCAGCATGGCCCGCACCAGCTCCATGGCCTCTTCCACCGTGGTATGCATTTTCCAGTTGCCGGCGATGATGGGTGTGCGCATCATTGCAGACTCCTTTCTGGGCGGGAAGCCCTATTTGTCCAGCAGGGCGGCCACGCCCGGCAGGGTCTTGCCCTCGAGAAACTCCAGGGAGGCGCCGCCGCCGGTGGAAATATGGGTGATCTGATAGGCCACGCCGGCCTTCTGGACGGCCGCGACGGAGTCCCCGCCGCCTACGATGGTCGTGGCCGGCAGGGAGGCCAACGTCTCAGCGATGGCGAAGGTGCCGGCGGCGAAGTTGGGGAATTCGAACACACCCATGGGGCCGTTCCAGACCACGGTCCTGGCGTTTGCCAGCTCGGCGCGGAAGGCCGCCACGGTTTCAGGCCCGATGTCCAGCACGCGCCAACCGGCCGGCACGGCATCCACCTTCACCACGCGGCGCTCTGCGTCGTTATCGAAGCGGTCGGCGATGACCACGTCCACGGGAAGGCGCAGTTTGTCGCCGGCGGCCTGCAGGAGCTCCCGGGCGATATCCAGGCTCTCCATCTCCACCAGGGAATCGCCCATTTCGTAGCCCATGGCCTTCAGGAAGGTGTTGGCCATGCCGCCGCCGATGAGCAGGCGGTCCACCCGCGAGAGCAGGTTGCGGATGACGCCGATTTTGTCGGAGATTTTGGCGCCGCCCAGGATAGTGATGAAGGGGCGCTCGGGAGATTCCAGGGCCTTGCCCAGGAAGGTCAGCTCCTTTTCCATGAGGAAGCCGGCCACGGCCGGCAGGTACTGGGCGATGCCAACGGTGCTGGCGTGGGCGCGATGGGCCGCGCCAAAGGCGTCGTTGACGTACACATCGCCCAATTTGGCCAGTTGGGCGGCGAAGGCCGGGTCGTTCTTTTCCTCCTCGGGATGGAAGCGCAGGTTCTCCAGCAGGAGCACCTCGCCCTCGCCCAAGGCTTGTACGGCCGCCTCGACCTCCGGGCCGATGCAGTCGCGCACGTAGTGCACCTCCTGTCCGAGCAGTTCGGACAGCCGGCGCGCCACCGGCTCCAGGCGCAGGTCGTCGGAGGGGCCGCCTTTGGGCCGGCCCAGGTGCGACATCAGGATCACGCGCGCCCCGCGGTCGATCAGGTAGCGGATGGTGGGGAGGGCGGCGCGAATGCGGGTATCATCGGTGACCTGTCCCTTTTCCAGGGGCACGTTGAAATCGACGCGCACCAGCACCCGCTTGCCGGCCACGTCGATGTCGCGCACAGTCTTCTTGTTCATGGTATACCTCCTGTTCGGGAACATATGCGGATGCGGCCAGAAAAAAGGGGTGGAGGGCACCGTGGCGGGCCTCACACCCCTTCCATGCCTTGCCGGCTGGGCTTACCAGCCCTTGGAGACGACGTAGCCGACCAAATCGGCCACCCGACACGAGTAGCCCCACTCGTTGTCGTACCAGGAGAGCACCTTGACCATCTTGTCGCCGATGACCATAGTGCTCAGCGCGTCCACGATGGAGGAGCGGGGATCGCCCTTGAAGTCCATGGAGACCAGCGGCTCCTCGCAGTAGCCCAGGATGCCCTTCATGGGGCCCTCGGAGGCGGCCTTCAGCGCGGCGTTGACCGCTTCCACGCTGACGGGTTTTTCGGTCTCGGCCACGAAGTCCACGACGGAGACAGTGGGGGTGGGCACGCGCAGGGCGATGCCGTCCACCTTGCCCTTCAGCTCCGGAAGCACCAAGGAGAGAGCGCGGGCGGCGCCGGTGGTGGTGGGGATGATGTTGAGGCCGGCGGCCCGGGCGCGCCGCAGGTCTTTATGCGGCAGGTCCAGGATGCGCTGGTCGTTGGTGTAGGAGTGCACTGTGGTCATGAAGCCGCGCACGATGCCGAACTCGTCCAGGATAACCTTGGCCAGCGGTGCCAGGCAGTTGGTGGTGCAGGAGGCATTGGAGATGAGGACATGTTGGGCCGGGTCGTATTTGTGCTCATTGACGCCCAGGACGATGGTGATGTCCTCGCCCTTCGCCGGCGCGGTGATGATGACCTTCTTGGCGCCGGCCTGGAGGTGTTTGCTGGCCCCCTCGCGCGTGGTGAAGATGCCGGTGGATTCGATCACCAGCTCCACCCCCAGCTCGCGCCAGGGGAGATTGGCCGGCTCCTTCTCCGCCAGGACGATGATCTCATGGCCGTTGACCACCAGGTTGTTGCCCTTGACCTCCACCGTGCCGGGGAAAATGCCGTAGTTGGAGTCATATTTCAGCAGATGGGCATTGGTGTGGGCGTCCATCAGGTCATTGATGGCCACTACCTGGATGTCTCCGGACAGGCGTTCGCCCATGGCTTTGAGCACCTGCCGGCCGATGCGTCCGAAACCGTTGATTCCTACTTTGACCGTCATGGATATGTTCCTCCTTATATGGTTGGTAAGATGGCATGAAATAGCGTTTGGCGAGCTGAACGGATGTTCCCGCACCCATCCGCAGGTTCGGATGACGCGCTGACACTGCGGGGGGACCATAGAGCGGCGATGCGGTTGTCGCCGGCGGCGGTGCCGGCGGATGTTCGTCAGTTGGACTTAATCGTCGAACAGGCGCTCCTGATAGGAAAGGAGCATCTCGTAATCGCCCTTCAGCACCTGGTACAGCCGGGCGTTATCAATGGCCAGCGCGGCCAGGTCCGCGATGAGGCTGAGAAACTCGATCTCCTCATCGCTGAACTCCCGTCTTTCGGCTGTGTATACCCGCATGACGCCGATGATCTGTCCCCGTGTGGCCAGGGGCACCACCAACACCGAGCGGATGCCCTCCAGTTTGGCCCATTCCGGGTACTGAAAGCGCTCGTCCTCCGTGGCATCGGGAATGATGACGGTATTGCCGCGCAGTACCTGGCGG
The DNA window shown above is from Anaerolineae bacterium and carries:
- a CDS encoding phosphoglycerate kinase: MNKKTVRDIDVAGKRVLVRVDFNVPLEKGQVTDDTRIRAALPTIRYLIDRGARVILMSHLGRPKGGPSDDLRLEPVARRLSELLGQEVHYVRDCIGPEVEAAVQALGEGEVLLLENLRFHPEEEKNDPAFAAQLAKLGDVYVNDAFGAAHRAHASTVGIAQYLPAVAGFLMEKELTFLGKALESPERPFITILGGAKISDKIGVIRNLLSRVDRLLIGGGMANTFLKAMGYEMGDSLVEMESLDIARELLQAAGDKLRLPVDVVIADRFDNDAERRVVKVDAVPAGWRVLDIGPETVAAFRAELANARTVVWNGPMGVFEFPNFAAGTFAIAETLASLPATTIVGGGDSVAAVQKAGVAYQITHISTGGGASLEFLEGKTLPGVAALLDK
- the gap gene encoding type I glyceraldehyde-3-phosphate dehydrogenase; this translates as MTVKVGINGFGRIGRQVLKAMGERLSGDIQVVAINDLMDAHTNAHLLKYDSNYGIFPGTVEVKGNNLVVNGHEIIVLAEKEPANLPWRELGVELVIESTGIFTTREGASKHLQAGAKKVIITAPAKGEDITIVLGVNEHKYDPAQHVLISNASCTTNCLAPLAKVILDEFGIVRGFMTTVHSYTNDQRILDLPHKDLRRARAAGLNIIPTTTGAARALSLVLPELKGKVDGIALRVPTPTVSVVDFVAETEKPVSVEAVNAALKAASEGPMKGILGYCEEPLVSMDFKGDPRSSIVDALSTMVIGDKMVKVLSWYDNEWGYSCRVADLVGYVVSKGW
- a CDS encoding GAF domain-containing protein; its protein translation is MSNREKDYYHALYDIAHTINSSLDLPEVLQRVAKITAEHMHAKACSIRLLSRDRKRLVFGAAYGLSEQYLRKGDVEVDKSGVDRQVLRGNTVIIPDATEDERFQYPEWAKLEGIRSVLVVPLATRGQIIGVMRVYTAERREFSDEEIEFLSLIADLAALAIDNARLYQVLKGDYEMLLSYQERLFDD